Proteins found in one Sporosarcina jeotgali genomic segment:
- a CDS encoding glucose-6-phosphate isomerase, producing the protein MSVTFEYTNAMSFMKSTEMDNFSEFVKSAHNQIHGQRGPGSDYLGWVNWPIEYDREEFERVKSAASRIQQQSDALIVIGIGGSYLGSKAAIEALSHTFHNQIDGNTEVYFAGQNISSIYIENLLHVLEGKDISINVISKSGTTTEPALAFRIFREFMEKKYGEEEARKRIYVTTDKTEGALRTLATEEGYETFVIPEDIGGRYSVLTPVGLLPIAVAGLDIDQMMAGAEASYHKYNNPDIATNGSYQYAAVRNIFNSKGKSIELLVTYEPGLHYVAEWWKQLFGESEGKDVKGLFPASVNFTTDLHSMGQYVQEGRRLFIETVLQIKKSPVERTIQADANNIDGLNFLTGKTMDEVNKMAALGTTLAHIDGDVPNLLIELDELNEYTFGELVYFFEKACAISGTLLGVNPFDQPGVETYKKNMFALLGKDGYEEERKQLEERLAEITKH; encoded by the coding sequence ATGTCAGTTACATTTGAATACACAAACGCAATGTCTTTCATGAAGAGTACAGAGATGGATAACTTCAGTGAATTTGTAAAGTCCGCTCATAACCAGATACACGGCCAGCGCGGACCCGGATCGGATTATCTTGGCTGGGTCAATTGGCCAATAGAGTATGACAGAGAAGAATTCGAACGTGTAAAATCTGCGGCTTCACGAATTCAACAACAATCAGATGCATTAATTGTTATTGGAATCGGCGGCTCGTATCTCGGATCGAAGGCTGCAATTGAAGCTCTTTCCCATACATTCCATAACCAAATCGACGGCAATACGGAAGTATACTTTGCCGGGCAGAATATCAGTTCTATCTATATCGAGAACCTTCTTCATGTGTTAGAAGGAAAAGATATTTCTATCAATGTGATCTCGAAGTCAGGAACTACGACAGAACCTGCGCTGGCTTTCCGGATTTTCCGTGAATTCATGGAGAAAAAGTACGGAGAGGAAGAAGCACGGAAGCGAATTTACGTAACTACGGACAAAACAGAAGGCGCTCTTCGCACGCTCGCTACTGAAGAAGGATACGAAACGTTCGTAATTCCAGAGGATATCGGAGGTCGCTATTCTGTTCTCACACCGGTCGGACTTCTCCCAATCGCTGTTGCTGGACTTGATATTGACCAAATGATGGCTGGCGCTGAAGCGTCTTATCATAAGTATAATAATCCTGATATCGCGACAAATGGCAGTTATCAATATGCAGCCGTTCGCAATATTTTCAACAGTAAAGGGAAATCCATCGAGTTATTGGTTACCTACGAACCAGGCCTCCATTATGTTGCCGAATGGTGGAAACAACTATTCGGTGAAAGTGAAGGTAAAGATGTCAAAGGTCTCTTCCCTGCTTCTGTGAACTTCACGACAGACTTGCATTCAATGGGCCAATACGTTCAAGAAGGACGCCGTCTGTTCATCGAAACCGTACTGCAAATAAAGAAATCACCAGTTGAGCGGACAATTCAAGCAGACGCAAACAACATTGACGGACTGAATTTCTTAACTGGAAAAACAATGGACGAAGTAAACAAGATGGCAGCTCTCGGTACGACGCTTGCCCATATCGATGGAGACGTTCCGAACTTGCTGATCGAGTTAGATGAATTGAATGAATACACGTTTGGCGAACTCGTCTATTTCTTCGAAAAAGCGTGTGCGATCAGCGGGACCTTGCTGGGTGTAAATCCATTTGATCAGCCCGGGGTTGAAACCTATAAGAAGAATATGTTTGCACTCCTCGGTAAAGATGGATATGAGGAAGAACGCAAACAGTTAGAAGAACGCTTAGCAGAGATCACCAAACACTGA
- the gndA gene encoding NADP-dependent phosphogluconate dehydrogenase — protein sequence MSNQQIGVIGLGVMGLNLALNMESKGFPVAVYDYWTDRTDEFIANEASGKNIIGASTLEQFVASIATPRKILMMVKAGETTDSVIQSLLPHLEPGDILIDGGNTFFEDTNRRTAELQASGIHFIGTGVSGGEEGARFGPSLMPGGPKEAYEQVKPILDAISAKVDGTPCSAHMGPEGAGHYVKMVHNGIEYGDMQLISEAYFIMKHALGMTASELHDTFAEWNNGELNSYLIEITSDIFAKTDDETGKPLLDQILDKAGQKGTGKWTSQNALDLGISLPIVTESVFARFISSIKEERVAASQLLTGPEVTPFSSDRTAMIEAIRKALYMSKICSYAQGFAQMRAASDEYGWDIPYGEVAMIFRGGCIIRAQFLQNIKDAFDQNPELPNLLVDPYFTKIVGDYQSALREVLTLAIGQGVPTPAFSSALAYYDSYRTSTLPANLIQAQRDYFGAHTYERIDQEGMFHTDWSKK from the coding sequence ATGAGCAATCAGCAAATCGGCGTTATCGGACTTGGCGTTATGGGCTTAAATTTGGCGCTTAACATGGAAAGCAAAGGATTCCCTGTTGCGGTCTACGACTATTGGACAGATCGTACGGATGAATTCATTGCGAATGAAGCCAGCGGAAAAAATATCATCGGGGCTTCCACTCTTGAACAATTTGTCGCATCCATCGCAACACCGCGCAAGATTTTAATGATGGTTAAAGCCGGAGAAACAACGGATTCGGTCATCCAATCCCTGCTTCCTCACCTTGAACCGGGAGATATTTTAATCGATGGCGGCAATACATTCTTTGAAGACACGAATCGTCGGACAGCCGAGTTGCAAGCTTCTGGTATACACTTCATCGGAACGGGCGTATCGGGCGGCGAAGAAGGGGCGCGCTTCGGTCCTTCTCTCATGCCGGGCGGGCCGAAGGAAGCGTATGAGCAGGTAAAACCAATCTTGGATGCCATTTCAGCAAAAGTGGATGGAACGCCTTGCAGCGCCCATATGGGGCCTGAAGGTGCCGGACATTATGTGAAGATGGTACATAATGGGATTGAATACGGGGATATGCAGCTTATTTCAGAAGCGTATTTCATTATGAAACACGCACTTGGGATGACAGCTTCCGAGCTGCATGACACATTTGCAGAGTGGAACAACGGCGAACTGAATAGTTACCTGATTGAAATCACTTCTGATATTTTTGCGAAGACCGATGATGAGACAGGTAAGCCGTTACTTGATCAGATTTTAGATAAAGCCGGGCAAAAAGGGACAGGCAAGTGGACAAGTCAAAATGCATTGGACTTAGGGATTTCACTGCCTATCGTGACAGAATCTGTTTTCGCACGGTTCATCTCTTCCATTAAAGAAGAGCGCGTTGCTGCGAGTCAATTGCTCACAGGACCTGAAGTTACTCCGTTTTCGAGCGATCGTACAGCGATGATCGAAGCGATTCGAAAAGCATTGTATATGAGTAAGATCTGTTCGTATGCACAAGGATTCGCTCAAATGCGAGCTGCTTCTGATGAGTATGGCTGGGACATTCCTTACGGCGAAGTGGCAATGATCTTCCGCGGAGGCTGTATCATCCGTGCGCAGTTCCTGCAAAACATCAAAGACGCGTTCGATCAAAATCCAGAGTTGCCGAACTTGTTAGTAGATCCTTATTTCACTAAAATTGTCGGGGACTATCAGTCAGCACTTCGTGAAGTATTGACACTTGCGATTGGGCAAGGTGTTCCCACACCTGCATTCTCCAGTGCACTCGCTTATTACGATAGTTACCGTACATCGACATTGCCTGCGAACCTGATCCAAGCACAGCGTGATTATTTCGGCGCTCATACATATGAGCGGATCGATCAAGAAGGTATGTTCCATACAGACTGGTCAAAGAAGTAA
- a CDS encoding dihydrolipoyl dehydrogenase family protein, producing the protein MEKNYDLVVVGTGTAGSSIAQACKKAGWDVAIIDRRTFGGTCPQRGCDPKKVLVGAAEWMDWKERMSGKGLAGDAHIDWKELMAFKKTFTEPVPEQTEKKFKELGIDCYHGEAKFESETQIKVDKDVLTGRKIVLATGAQPVQLGLEGEDLMIHSDDFLELEELPKKIIFAGGGYISMEFAHLAARAGAEVEIIHGGERPLEQFDPDLVDLLVKRSEQAGITMHLNTRVESIEKNGDTFTVTGSKDDTQQTFTADLVVHGLGRAPALDVNPEKGNITLGDKGGVQVNEYLQSVSNSNVYAAGDSAETSAPPLTPISSRDSDAVIQNLLNDNSTPIDYPVVPSVAFTVPKIGSVGMTEEEAKKSKQKTKVTYQEITDWFTFKRTNEQAAAFKLITDVEKGTVLGAHILGDNADDLINHFSTAIRLELTFEEMKKTIFAYPTAASDIGSMLNEVE; encoded by the coding sequence ATGGAAAAAAACTATGATTTGGTCGTTGTGGGGACCGGAACTGCGGGCTCCAGTATTGCGCAAGCGTGTAAAAAAGCAGGATGGGATGTTGCCATTATCGATAGACGCACGTTCGGGGGGACGTGTCCGCAACGCGGATGTGATCCGAAAAAAGTATTGGTCGGAGCTGCAGAGTGGATGGATTGGAAAGAGCGAATGAGCGGGAAAGGTCTCGCTGGTGATGCCCATATTGACTGGAAAGAGCTGATGGCATTCAAGAAAACCTTCACAGAACCTGTTCCCGAGCAGACGGAGAAGAAATTCAAAGAACTCGGCATCGATTGTTATCATGGCGAAGCGAAGTTTGAGTCTGAAACTCAAATTAAAGTGGATAAAGACGTTCTTACTGGCAGGAAAATCGTACTCGCAACAGGTGCACAACCTGTACAATTGGGGCTTGAGGGCGAGGACTTGATGATTCATAGCGATGACTTCCTTGAACTTGAAGAATTGCCGAAGAAAATCATTTTTGCAGGGGGCGGCTATATTTCAATGGAATTTGCCCATCTTGCAGCCCGTGCAGGCGCGGAAGTGGAAATCATTCATGGCGGGGAACGCCCTCTGGAGCAATTCGATCCCGATTTAGTCGATTTGCTTGTAAAGCGTTCCGAACAAGCTGGCATAACCATGCATCTGAACACTCGTGTGGAGTCCATAGAAAAAAACGGAGATACGTTTACTGTAACTGGCAGTAAAGACGACACGCAGCAAACTTTTACAGCTGATTTGGTTGTTCATGGATTGGGACGTGCTCCTGCACTCGATGTGAATCCTGAAAAAGGAAACATTACTCTTGGAGATAAGGGAGGCGTGCAAGTGAACGAATACCTGCAAAGTGTCAGCAACTCGAATGTCTATGCTGCGGGTGACTCAGCCGAAACCTCTGCGCCTCCACTGACCCCGATTTCATCAAGAGATTCTGATGCAGTCATCCAAAACTTACTCAATGACAACAGCACGCCTATTGACTATCCAGTGGTCCCGTCTGTTGCGTTTACGGTCCCAAAAATCGGTTCCGTTGGCATGACAGAAGAGGAAGCTAAAAAGTCTAAACAAAAAACCAAGGTGACGTACCAAGAAATAACAGATTGGTTTACATTTAAACGGACGAACGAGCAGGCAGCCGCATTCAAACTCATTACTGATGTGGAGAAAGGGACAGTCCTGGGTGCGCATATTTTAGGCGACAATGCAGATGATCTCATCAATCATTTCTCTACGGCCATTCGTCTGGAGTTAACGTTTGAAGAAATGAAGAAGACGATTTTTGCCTATCCTACCGCAGCATCCGATATTGGTTCCATGTTGAACGAAGTCGAATAA
- a CDS encoding YqhG family protein, giving the protein MRQQEIHQYIQQFFNENKCRVLDESDEHLTVQLTIDMDKRIMNRPFYWSYVESGGVEPNPAKLTLITNPSQFATSMAGERLHFGSPRLHQLFQVTKEQGAFVQLYEKPGSGQTSQVTLTPWLGVNYKITYSSDRTKESLYSLGMNLMNGAVIDGFQESVRKLELAPSVSANTYYLPYIIPPVRALDRLEDVMENVVNQDDHTWVDEAKQRQVKDLRVLDYFYTGVEDVPESYHIEKKAIEEQYETTIRIEIINGGLFYLKTPLL; this is encoded by the coding sequence ATGCGTCAGCAAGAAATTCATCAGTACATCCAACAGTTTTTCAATGAAAACAAATGCAGGGTGCTTGACGAAAGCGATGAACATCTGACGGTCCAGTTAACGATCGACATGGACAAGCGTATTATGAATCGTCCGTTTTACTGGAGTTATGTAGAAAGCGGAGGTGTAGAACCGAATCCTGCTAAGCTGACGCTGATTACCAATCCAAGTCAGTTCGCAACCTCTATGGCAGGAGAAAGACTCCACTTCGGTTCTCCAAGACTTCACCAGCTGTTTCAAGTGACGAAAGAACAAGGCGCTTTTGTGCAGCTTTATGAAAAACCCGGTTCTGGTCAGACATCACAAGTAACATTAACGCCATGGCTTGGTGTAAATTATAAAATTACGTATTCCAGTGACCGGACAAAAGAAAGCCTTTATTCCTTAGGGATGAATTTAATGAATGGTGCAGTGATTGACGGGTTTCAGGAATCTGTCCGGAAACTGGAGTTAGCACCGTCCGTATCCGCGAATACGTATTATCTGCCGTACATCATCCCGCCTGTACGTGCCTTAGACCGGCTAGAAGATGTCATGGAAAACGTTGTGAATCAGGATGATCATACGTGGGTAGATGAAGCAAAGCAGCGCCAAGTCAAAGATTTGCGTGTGCTGGATTACTTTTACACGGGCGTCGAGGATGTACCTGAAAGTTATCATATAGAGAAAAAAGCGATTGAAGAACAGTATGAAACGACAATCCGAATTGAAATCATCAATGGCGGTTTGTTTTATTTGAAGACGCCGTTACTATGA
- a CDS encoding DEAD/DEAH box helicase, with amino-acid sequence MRIERSSEWKEGFIERLENRKEWDNWTLYQMCYDMERAKVIPEFHGLQSPKHLPNLTPYAHQLEAAETVIERMNGKAILADEVGLGKTIEAGLVLKEYLIRGLVKKALILAPASLTNQWIDELNQKFYIPAIAYNKKYNLDHCPIVVMSIDMAKRSPHKEMIIQQEYDLVIIDEAHKLKNPKTKNYEFVQQLKKKFCLLLTATPIQNDVFELFNLISLLKPGHLGNLETFQSVFSASKHHVEEDEFLKELIQQVMVRNIRHETGIEWTNRLVQIMPLEFSEQERAVYSMISKLPVSDSFTLLTLQREMCSSQLAAVLTLEKLHQAATQPEVRFQIEEILLKLTELGIHSKAKKAVELIQQADDKVIIFTEYRATQAYLQAVLHAKGITSVLFNGKFSKNKREWMKQLFQGNAQVLIATESGSEGINLQFCHHVINYDLPWNPMKLEQRIGRVHRLGQTEDVHIYNLAVEQSVEDKMVELLERKIGVFEKVVGELDHILTDEKRSIS; translated from the coding sequence ATGCGAATTGAGCGGTCATCGGAATGGAAAGAAGGATTTATTGAACGTCTCGAGAATCGCAAGGAGTGGGACAATTGGACGCTCTATCAAATGTGTTATGACATGGAAAGAGCAAAAGTGATTCCAGAATTTCACGGTCTTCAATCGCCGAAGCATTTACCGAATCTTACACCGTATGCACACCAATTGGAAGCTGCGGAAACTGTTATTGAGCGGATGAACGGGAAAGCCATTTTAGCAGATGAAGTGGGACTTGGAAAAACAATTGAAGCAGGGCTCGTTTTAAAAGAATACCTCATACGCGGACTTGTGAAAAAAGCGCTCATACTTGCCCCGGCATCTTTAACGAATCAATGGATTGATGAACTGAATCAGAAATTCTATATTCCTGCGATTGCTTACAATAAAAAATACAATTTAGATCACTGCCCGATTGTGGTGATGAGTATTGACATGGCGAAGCGAAGCCCCCATAAAGAGATGATTATTCAACAAGAATATGATTTGGTCATTATAGATGAAGCCCATAAACTCAAGAACCCTAAAACGAAAAACTATGAGTTCGTTCAGCAATTGAAGAAAAAGTTTTGCTTACTCCTCACTGCGACCCCGATTCAAAATGATGTGTTCGAACTGTTTAACTTGATCTCTTTACTTAAGCCCGGCCATTTAGGGAACTTAGAAACTTTTCAAAGTGTGTTTTCTGCGAGCAAGCATCATGTAGAAGAAGACGAGTTTTTGAAAGAATTGATCCAGCAAGTGATGGTACGCAACATCAGACACGAGACCGGAATTGAATGGACGAATCGTCTTGTACAAATTATGCCGCTGGAGTTTTCAGAACAAGAACGAGCTGTCTACTCGATGATTTCAAAGTTACCAGTTTCAGATTCGTTTACGCTGCTCACCCTTCAGCGTGAAATGTGCAGCAGTCAACTGGCGGCAGTCTTGACATTAGAGAAGCTACATCAGGCTGCGACTCAACCAGAAGTCCGATTCCAGATAGAAGAGATTTTGTTGAAGCTGACGGAACTCGGGATCCATTCAAAGGCAAAAAAAGCTGTGGAACTCATTCAACAAGCGGACGACAAAGTAATCATTTTCACGGAGTATCGCGCGACACAAGCCTATTTGCAAGCAGTATTGCATGCGAAAGGCATCACAAGTGTACTGTTCAATGGAAAGTTCAGCAAAAACAAACGAGAGTGGATGAAGCAGTTATTCCAGGGCAACGCGCAAGTGCTGATCGCGACTGAATCGGGAAGTGAAGGGATTAACCTGCAATTTTGTCACCACGTCATCAATTACGATTTACCATGGAATCCAATGAAGTTAGAGCAGCGGATCGGACGCGTTCATAGACTTGGACAAACCGAAGATGTGCATATATACAATTTAGCGGTAGAACAGTCAGTTGAAGACAAAATGGTGGAATTGCTCGAACGGAAGATTGGCGTGTTTGAAAAAGTGGTCGGGGAATTGGATCATATTTTAACCGATGAAAAGCGTTCAATCTCTTAA
- a CDS encoding MDR family MFS transporter yields the protein MEEKRTLRLVLAGILLGILMSAMDNTIVATALGSILGDLGGVDSYVWITSAYAVAVLAGMPIFGKLSDMFGRKRFFIFGIIVFMVGSALCGVAQSVPQLAVYRAIQGIGGGALLPIAFTIVFDVFPPEKRGKMTGLLGAVFGASSVIGPLLGAWITETFSWHWVFYVNIPIGLVSLLLIVRFYKEATKPVKQAIDWLGAISLVTAVVSLMFGLEFGGKQFDWSSWQIISLFSIFVIFFIVFLWAETRAKEPIISFWMFKNRLFASSQVLAFLYGATFICLTIFIPIFVQAVYGGSATNAGIVLMPMLIGTVVGSALGGILQTKTSYRRIMVISVIAYSIGMILMSTITPDTARTLLSIYMIFVGFGVGFSFSLLPAASVHKMDFRHRGSANSTNSFFRSFGLALGITIFGAIQTKLLASGLTSGFSKMPDNGAGGVESFGNIQNVFLPETRKSIPPDILDIITHAMSASISTTFLWALIPVAISIIAVCYMGPERLIPKKDEEK from the coding sequence ATGGAAGAAAAACGTACATTAAGGCTTGTACTCGCTGGAATCTTGCTCGGTATTTTAATGTCTGCGATGGATAACACGATTGTCGCGACAGCATTAGGTTCGATTTTAGGAGATTTAGGCGGCGTCGACAGTTATGTATGGATCACTTCTGCTTACGCAGTAGCTGTTCTAGCGGGGATGCCGATTTTCGGTAAGCTCAGCGATATGTTTGGACGTAAACGCTTTTTCATATTTGGTATTATCGTATTCATGGTTGGATCCGCTCTCTGCGGTGTGGCACAATCCGTTCCACAATTAGCGGTCTACCGTGCAATTCAAGGAATCGGTGGCGGCGCATTATTGCCGATTGCCTTTACAATCGTCTTTGATGTCTTCCCTCCTGAAAAACGAGGAAAGATGACCGGCCTCTTAGGTGCTGTTTTCGGTGCATCCAGCGTCATCGGACCGCTGCTCGGTGCTTGGATTACGGAAACGTTCAGCTGGCACTGGGTATTCTATGTCAATATACCAATCGGGTTAGTGTCATTACTGCTCATCGTACGGTTTTACAAAGAAGCCACAAAACCTGTTAAGCAGGCAATCGACTGGCTTGGGGCAATCTCTCTTGTCACAGCGGTGGTCAGTCTAATGTTCGGCCTAGAATTCGGCGGGAAACAATTCGATTGGTCTTCATGGCAAATCATTTCCTTATTCAGCATTTTCGTGATCTTCTTCATCGTGTTCCTGTGGGCGGAAACACGAGCAAAAGAGCCGATCATTTCGTTCTGGATGTTCAAAAACCGTCTGTTTGCCTCTTCCCAAGTACTAGCCTTTCTTTACGGGGCAACATTCATCTGTTTGACGATTTTCATTCCAATATTCGTCCAGGCAGTTTACGGCGGATCCGCAACGAATGCAGGGATCGTATTAATGCCAATGCTGATTGGTACCGTTGTAGGGAGTGCACTTGGCGGAATTCTTCAAACGAAAACGTCTTATCGCAGAATCATGGTCATTTCTGTCATTGCCTATTCAATCGGGATGATTTTGATGAGCACAATCACTCCGGATACTGCACGTACGCTGCTTTCCATTTATATGATATTTGTCGGATTCGGTGTTGGTTTTTCATTTTCTTTATTGCCAGCAGCATCTGTTCACAAAATGGATTTCAGACATCGCGGTTCTGCCAACTCGACGAACTCGTTTTTCCGTTCTTTCGGTCTGGCACTCGGTATTACAATTTTCGGTGCAATCCAAACGAAATTGTTAGCAAGCGGACTCACCTCAGGATTTTCCAAAATGCCTGATAATGGTGCAGGCGGGGTTGAATCGTTTGGCAATATCCAAAACGTATTCCTGCCTGAAACGCGCAAATCCATTCCACCGGACATTTTGGACATCATCACGCATGCAATGTCCGCGTCCATTTCGACAACATTTTTATGGGCACTTATTCCAGTAGCGATTTCAATTATTGCTGTGTGCTACATGGGACCTGAGCGGTTAATCCCGAAAAAAGACGAAGAAAAATAA
- a CDS encoding DUF817 domain-containing protein: MANGWREVPSLDAGYFILLKRFLTQLLYFGREQALSCIFPVVIFGSLALTQVLSLPFLPRYDWLLLIFLLMQWWMVHTGLETKDELKVITLFHLIGLALEIFKVNMGSWSYPEEGYMKILGVPLYSGFMYASVASYLCQAWRRLDVQLVKWPPFLLVVPLAAAIYLNFFVHHFWIDIRWWLSALVLVIFWRSWVTYEVNGSRYRMPITLSFTLIGFFIWVAENIATFFGAWQYPNQADTWSLVHLGKVSSWLLLVIVSFLIVATLKQIKRKRPVSKYEGRN; this comes from the coding sequence ATGGCTAATGGATGGAGAGAGGTCCCGTCTCTTGATGCTGGTTATTTTATCCTTCTAAAGCGTTTCCTCACGCAACTGTTGTACTTTGGGCGTGAGCAAGCCTTATCTTGCATTTTTCCAGTCGTCATTTTCGGTTCATTGGCTCTGACACAAGTCCTGTCTCTGCCATTTCTGCCGAGATATGATTGGCTGCTTCTCATTTTCCTGCTGATGCAATGGTGGATGGTTCACACTGGACTTGAAACGAAAGATGAGCTGAAAGTGATTACATTGTTCCATCTAATTGGACTGGCTCTTGAGATTTTTAAAGTGAATATGGGTTCTTGGTCGTATCCTGAAGAAGGGTATATGAAAATTCTTGGAGTTCCTCTTTATAGCGGTTTCATGTATGCAAGTGTAGCAAGTTATTTGTGTCAAGCCTGGAGAAGGCTCGATGTTCAACTGGTAAAGTGGCCGCCGTTTCTATTGGTAGTCCCTCTTGCAGCGGCCATCTACTTGAACTTCTTTGTACATCATTTCTGGATAGACATTCGCTGGTGGCTATCTGCACTGGTCCTGGTAATCTTTTGGCGTTCATGGGTAACCTACGAAGTGAATGGAAGCCGATACCGAATGCCCATTACGCTTTCTTTTACACTCATTGGATTTTTCATATGGGTTGCAGAAAATATCGCGACGTTTTTTGGCGCTTGGCAATATCCAAATCAGGCGGATACATGGAGTCTGGTCCATTTAGGAAAAGTGAGTTCTTGGTTATTGCTCGTAATCGTCAGTTTTTTAATTGTTGCAACGCTAAAACAGATAAAACGAAAGCGGCCTGTTTCGAAGTATGAAGGCAGAAATTGA
- a CDS encoding helix-turn-helix domain-containing protein, giving the protein MSIIINIDVMLAKRKMSVTELSEKVGITMANLSILKNGKAKAVRFSTLEGICKALDCQPGDILEYRSEKDHRDG; this is encoded by the coding sequence ATGTCAATTATTATAAATATCGATGTTATGCTTGCAAAAAGAAAGATGAGTGTTACGGAGTTGTCCGAGAAAGTGGGCATCACAATGGCGAATCTATCCATTTTAAAAAACGGCAAGGCGAAAGCGGTTCGGTTTTCAACGTTAGAAGGGATTTGTAAGGCGCTGGATTGTCAGCCAGGCGACATTTTAGAATACCGAAGTGAAAAGGACCATCGAGATGGCTAA
- a CDS encoding DUF2975 domain-containing protein, producing MKRETLFLKVTLVIMALPILALCIFVVPLISKFFVELVPEWSVLQYPFLVGLYATALIYFAALYQTMKLLTYIDRNTAFSEASVSVLKKIKLCAVSIGTLYVLFMPLLFKMGDADDAPGIIVIGTGIIFGCVVIAVFAAVLQRLLQNAIVIKSENDLTV from the coding sequence ATGAAACGAGAAACGTTATTTTTAAAGGTGACACTTGTGATTATGGCATTACCTATTCTTGCACTCTGTATCTTTGTAGTGCCGCTGATTTCAAAATTCTTTGTAGAACTCGTCCCGGAATGGTCGGTTTTGCAATATCCTTTTTTAGTAGGATTGTATGCAACTGCTCTTATTTATTTCGCGGCACTTTATCAGACGATGAAACTTTTAACTTACATCGACAGGAACACTGCATTTTCAGAGGCTTCGGTCAGTGTGTTGAAAAAGATTAAACTGTGCGCGGTCTCCATAGGAACGCTTTATGTGTTATTCATGCCGCTGCTTTTCAAGATGGGGGATGCGGATGATGCGCCAGGAATTATCGTAATTGGCACGGGCATTATTTTTGGCTGCGTAGTCATCGCTGTTTTTGCAGCTGTCCTGCAGAGATTGTTACAGAATGCAATCGTCATAAAATCTGAAAATGACTTGACGGTGTGA